Proteins found in one Bacillus subtilis subsp. subtilis str. 168 genomic segment:
- the gmuE gene encoding ROK fructokinase; glucomannan utilization protein E (Evidence 1a: Function from experimental evidences in the studied strain; PubMedId: 15018644, 18177310, 21185308; Product type e: enzyme) yields MLGGIEAGGTKFVCAVGREDGTIIDRIEFPTKMPDETIEKVIQYFSQFSLQAIGIGSFGPVDNDKTSQTYGTITATPKAGWRHYPFLQTVKNEMKIPVGFSTDVNAAALGEFLFGEAKGLDSCLYITIGTGIGAGAIVEGRLLQGLSHPEMGHIYIRRHPDDVYQGKCPYHGDCFEGLASGPAIEARWGKKAADLSDIAQVWELEGYYIAQALAQYILILAPKKIILGGGVMQQKQVFSYIYQYVPKIMNSYLDFSELSDDISDYIVPPRLGSNAGIIGTLVLAHQALQAEAASGEVRS; encoded by the coding sequence ATGCTTGGCGGTATTGAAGCAGGCGGCACAAAGTTTGTTTGTGCTGTCGGTAGAGAAGATGGAACGATCATTGACAGGATAGAATTCCCCACAAAGATGCCGGATGAAACGATAGAGAAAGTAATTCAATATTTTAGCCAATTTTCATTACAGGCAATCGGCATCGGCTCCTTTGGTCCCGTTGATAACGATAAAACCAGTCAAACATACGGTACCATTACGGCCACGCCGAAAGCGGGCTGGAGACACTATCCCTTTTTGCAAACCGTTAAGAACGAAATGAAGATCCCAGTCGGATTTAGTACAGATGTCAACGCTGCGGCGCTGGGTGAATTCCTTTTCGGTGAAGCGAAGGGTCTTGACAGCTGCCTGTATATAACGATTGGCACTGGCATCGGAGCGGGGGCTATTGTAGAGGGGAGGCTCCTTCAGGGGCTGTCACACCCAGAGATGGGCCATATTTATATCCGGAGGCACCCGGATGACGTATACCAAGGGAAGTGCCCTTATCATGGAGATTGCTTTGAAGGCTTAGCTTCAGGCCCCGCTATCGAAGCCCGCTGGGGGAAAAAAGCCGCGGATTTATCAGATATAGCACAAGTCTGGGAACTGGAAGGGTACTATATTGCCCAAGCACTGGCTCAGTATATTTTGATCCTTGCACCTAAAAAAATCATTCTTGGCGGCGGCGTCATGCAACAGAAACAAGTGTTTTCTTATATCTATCAATATGTACCAAAAATCATGAACAGCTACTTAGATTTTTCTGAATTATCAGATGATATAAGTGATTATATTGTACCTCCACGTTTAGGCAGTAACGCCGGAATCATCGGCACGCTAGTTTTAGCGCATCAGGCCTTACAAGCAGAGGCAGCATCCGGGGAGGTGCGATCATGA
- the gmuF gene encoding phosphohexomutase; cupin family (Evidence 2b: Function from indirect experimental evidences (e.g. phenotypes); PubMedId: 10704478, 18177310, 3017192; Product type e: enzyme), producing the protein MTHPLFLEPVFKERLWGGTKLRDAFGYAIPSQKTGECWAVSAHAHGSSSVKNGPLAGKTLDQVWKDHPEIFGFPDGKVFPLLVKLLDANMDLSVQVHPDDDYAKLHENGDLGKTECWYIIDCKDDAELILGHHASTKEEFKQRIESGDWNGLLRRIKIKPGDFFYVPSGTLHALCKGTLVLEIQQNSDTTYRVYDYDRCNDQGQKRTLHIEKAMEVITIPHIDKVHTPEVKEVGNAEIIVYVQSDYFSVYKWKISGRAAFPSYQTYLLGSVLSGSGRIINNGIQYECNAGSHFILPAHFGEFTIEGTCEFMISHP; encoded by the coding sequence ATGACGCATCCATTATTTTTAGAGCCTGTCTTTAAAGAAAGACTATGGGGAGGGACGAAGCTTCGTGACGCTTTTGGCTACGCAATACCCTCACAAAAAACAGGTGAGTGCTGGGCCGTTTCTGCACATGCCCATGGCTCGTCGTCTGTAAAAAATGGCCCGCTGGCAGGAAAGACACTTGATCAAGTATGGAAAGATCATCCAGAGATATTCGGGTTTCCGGATGGTAAGGTGTTTCCGCTGCTGGTAAAGCTGCTGGACGCCAATATGGATCTCTCCGTGCAAGTCCATCCTGATGATGATTATGCAAAACTGCACGAAAATGGCGACCTTGGTAAAACGGAGTGCTGGTATATCATTGATTGCAAAGATGACGCCGAACTAATTTTGGGACATCATGCAAGCACAAAGGAAGAGTTCAAACAACGAATAGAAAGCGGTGATTGGAACGGGCTGCTGAGGCGAATCAAAATCAAGCCAGGAGATTTCTTTTATGTGCCAAGCGGTACACTCCATGCTTTATGTAAGGGAACCCTTGTCCTTGAAATCCAGCAAAACTCTGATACAACATATCGCGTATACGATTATGACCGCTGTAATGACCAGGGCCAAAAAAGAACTCTTCATATAGAAAAAGCCATGGAAGTCATAACGATACCGCATATCGATAAAGTGCATACACCGGAAGTAAAAGAAGTTGGTAACGCTGAGATCATTGTTTATGTGCAATCAGATTATTTCTCAGTGTACAAATGGAAGATTAGCGGCCGAGCTGCTTTTCCTTCATATCAAACCTATTTGCTGGGGAGTGTTCTGAGCGGATCAGGACGAATCATAAATAATGGTATTCAGTATGAATGCAATGCAGGCTCACACTTTATTCTGCCTGCGCATTTTGGAGAATTTACAATAGAAGGAACATGTGAATTCATGATATCTCATCCTTAA